A region of Nakaseomyces glabratus chromosome M, complete sequence DNA encodes the following proteins:
- the PCI8 gene encoding Pci8p (CAGL0M12749g~Putative shared subunit of Cop9 signalosome and eIF3; gene is upregulated in azole-resistant strain), whose product MLSQLRQYHPVIELETVAHLLKSEYGDEQERAQLGQLGLQIVNRYDGYECPYKALFEAAVSDSKATISHAAGLHYSSANDESHTNDTDNEHRDDNVMKHLLSGKYLEALALLDANSKMDKSPFKHMEQFAKIMIFSRNYENVQELELRLQYSLSDDRIDQISKDQQPSQNLSDEKESICRIKLYICTSYFIEGRYFECSSKFYKFYIEDPKTMMKILTSKVDGDALLLLPELKTMIAASTLVSIPMNSYDELISIDELTELFDTVDILSRSLKLLINTSFKCFLALWNNEFQKTLSRCYLLNKSWETAERLMKMKIYCFYLKLSKTLTISYLSEKLGIEYDEVKESVERLICSANLYFHLDGDVISYSKRSIVDSTVRTLDENCRHINELLDKQRVRNDKLKEMISGNLLEEEQTIRKSDTAKTSNNQEIMDIDDVQFLSDDLEQVDSCISD is encoded by the coding sequence ATGTTATCGCAATTACGCCAATACCACCCAGTAATTGAGCTGGAGACGGTGGCTCATCTTTTGAAATCAGAGTATGGAGATGAACAGGAGAGAGCTCAATTGGGTCAATTGGGACTGCAGATAGTGAATAGATACGATGGATATGAGTGTCCTTATAAGGCTTTATTTGAAGCAGCAGTAAGCGATTCTAAAGCAACAATTTCGCACGCAGCAGGCCTCCATTATTCATCCGCCAATGATGAGAGTCATACCAATGATACAGATAACGAACACAGAGACGACAATGTGATGAAGCATTTGCTTAGCGGAAAATATCTTGAAGCCTTAGCATTGCTGGATGCCAATAGCAAGATGGACAAGTCCCCATTCAAACATATGGAACAATTTGCTAAGATAATGATATTCAGTAGAAACTATGAGAATGTGCAAGAATTAGAGTTAAGATTACAATACAGCCTATCAGATGATAGAATTGatcaaatttcaaaagatcAACAACCATCTCAAAATTTGAGTGACGAAAAGGAGAGTATATGCAGGATAAAACTGTATATCTGTACGTCTTACTTCATTGAAGGAAGGTATTTTGAGTGCTCCTCCAAATTTTACAAGTTTTACATTGAAGACCCAAAAacgatgatgaagatacTGACAAGTAAAGTTGATGGTGATGCTTTACTTTTACTTCCTGAGCTCAAAACAATGATAGCAGCTTCAACATTAGTTTCAATACCTATGAACAGTTATGATGAGTTAATTTCCATCGATGAACTTACAGAGCTTTTTGACACCGTTGATATTCTATCCAGGTCATTGAAATTGCTGATTAATACGAGCTTTAAGTGCTTTTTAGCTCTATGGAATAATGAATTTCAGAAAACATTATCCCGATGTTATTTATTAAACAAAAGCTGGGAAACAGCCGAGAGACTcatgaaaatgaagatatACTGCTTTTATCTCAAATTGTCAAAAACTCTAACGATAAGTTACTTATCAGAAAAGTTGGGTATAGAGTATGATGAAGTTAAAGAAAGTGTTGAAAGGCTGATTTGTAGTGCAAATTTGTATTTCCATTTAGACGGAGATGTGATATcttattcaaaaagaagTATTGTGGACTCGACAGTACGAACATTGGATGAAAATTGCAGACATATTAATGAACTTTTGGATAAACAGAGAGTTAGGAATGataaattgaaagagaTGATTAGTGGAAATCtattagaagaagaacaaacaATAAGAAAATCTGATACAGCAAAGACGAGCAATAATCAAGAAATTATGGACATTGATGATGTGCAATTTCTAAGTGACGATTTGGAACAAGTTGATAGTTGCATTTCTGACTAG
- the SPO22 gene encoding Spo22p (CAGL0M12815g~Ortholog(s) have role in positive regulation of protein sumoylation, regulation of synaptonemal complex assembly and condensed nuclear chromosome, nucleus localization), with amino-acid sequence MPATQAITEFCKASVQISSLISPLNTLNESGVQNVNDRINTLVALCEKFDDSNNSVIKDEFDSKLLSKLENTVISFWNTLTIAWKTIENNKCVTKEHEDIILRNSKLVLTLNCKYLVCQLLKIHELYSKSLENYLRSLNCQLKAFKLWSENCLLTEANSIGTKIELMIQKQFDHITKVDINTIYNIDSSSSNKMLFDKYYTEYYICCFQMALKKEDIEQAHNFEEKAKLEKTLCALDPDLGIEICRQFFNTCLEVFEREVDNVLLMNDLLLFIQRLKKYLSIPDAMIQNHLEYSNLKFSTDYLLIKITIDISKKKTYLESETLTYLEQFKGQFPERIEPYAAIITYCKDFDTEMGFEKVESTIMEMIMTVDVKTNFDMIISSIGEFSRKNTVSSMLCLDYLIFNKINAKEDRNYFEKAIIARFYLTTQSNIISSEVKATGLYNFLNEVEKVIIHEFSNKTVATIIALLWNEAKKLEKNDCLQDSILYYKLVTKDMLCQNYTDSIKLFRALANLYLRLDDITAAEKLLAKFSDENKRDSLTQLIYFRIFSKQRKIDEATKILETISKLEDDKVPSILMMAVTECKDIPSLSLSAILLLYQNIKLDTTENNKDKIDTLVVPTLGFTRYTIQSILKINESNFPQSILSYINTIVQMVQKCKQFLEKTRIAKLLNVSNEEHSDTILIDEIEWLCATCYNITSKLFEKKCVTTESLSLLTEGLEIFQYIPSDDLTFPKRLYYLTWKFRCQILLLLILKADPKLNTQKLDLGSQSKLILDNILALLGTNDYQDCKKESFDVQLQECIVLVLQLYFQETLNLGGKDELLSLAAKLDSSLSTSVDQILVEAVIKTRNIPPRTFTTILTMIIDRNINNSKLRDVHICYWIRSLFEYQMSLNESISFSFINSLLTRIESNKQHKYETSEIMLQDLEAITTCCWNYGINQLLNKNYTDGEKWCQVAIRVSSLVNQNLVLQLRQLWEQLLSCSKMK; translated from the coding sequence ATGCCTGCCACTCAAGCCATAACTGAGTTCTGTAAAGCTTCTGTTCAAATTTCGAGTTTGATTAGTCCGTTAAACACCCTCAATGAAAGTGGTGTTCAAAACGTGAACGACCGAATCAATACACTTGTTGCCCTTTGCgaaaaatttgatgacTCAAATAATAGTGTGATTAAGGATGAATTTGACAGTAAATTACTATCTAAACTTGAAAATACAGTAATTAGCTTCTGGAATACTTTAACTATTGCTTGGAAGACCATCGAGAATAATAAATGTGTTACGAAAGAGCATGAGGATATTATATTAAGAAACTCAAAGTTAGTACTTACGCTCAATTGCAAATATCTGGTATGTCAACTGTTAAAGATACATGAACTTTATTCAAAGAGTCTAGAAAATTACCTCAGATCACTAAATTGCCAATTGAAGGCGTTTAAATTATGGAGTGAGAATTGTTTACTTACGGAGGCAAACAGTATTGGAACTAAAATCGAACTTATGATACAAAAACAATTCGATCATATAACAAAAGTTGATATTAATACTATCTACAATATAGATAGTAGCTCCAGTAACAAAATGTTGTTTGATAAATACTACActgaatattatatttgcTGCTTTCAAATGGCTCTTAAAAAGGAGGACATTGAACAAGCGCATAATTTTGAGGAAAAGGCAAAACTGGAGAAAACCTTATGTGCATTGGATCCTGATTTAGGTATCGAAATTTGCAGACAGTTTTTCAATACATGCTTAGAGGTATTTGAACGCGAGGTCGACAATGTTTTGCTAATGAATGACTTATTACTATTTATACAAAGATTGAAAAAGTATCTCAGTATTCCAGATGCTATGATACAAAATCATCTGGAATACTCTAATTTGAAGTTCTCTACAGATTACCTTCTAATTAAAATAACTATTGATAttagcaaaaaaaaaacatacCTAGAAAGTGAGACACTAACATATTTAGAACAATTTAAAGGTCAATTTCCAGAGCGAATTGAACCTTATGCAGCAATAATTACATATTGTAAGGATTTCGATACAGAAATGggttttgaaaaagtaGAGTCAACTATCATGGAAATGATTATGACAGTAGATGTGAAAACCAATTTCGACATGATCATTAGTTCTATCGGCGAGTTTTCAAGGAAAAATACCGTATCATCCATGCTATGTCTCgattatttaatatttaataaaataaatgcTAAAGAGGATAGGaattattttgaaaagGCCATTATTGCTAGATTTTATCTCACTACCCAATCCAATATCATTAGCAGTGAAGTAAAAGCAACTGGTTTGTATAATTTCCTCAATGAAGTCGAGAAAGTGATAATTCATGAATTTTCCAACAAGACTGTAGCAACAATTATTGCGTTATTGTGGAATGAAGCCAAGAAATTAGAGAAGAACGATTGTCTACAAGACTCAATTTTGTACTATAAGTTAGTTACAAAAGATATGCTCTGTCAAAACTACACTGATTCAATTAAATTATTCAGGGCATTAGCCAACCTATATTTGAGGTTAGATGACATAACGGCCGCCGAAAAGCTACTGGCTAAATTTTCAGACGAGAATAAAAGAGATTCCCTAACAcaattaatttattttagaATATTCAGTaaacaaaggaaaatagATGAAGCTACCAAAATACTTGAAACGATAAGTAAACTTGAAGATGACAAAGTGCCTAGTATACTAATGATGGCCGTTACTGAATGTAAAGATATACCGAGCTTATCATTATCTgcaattcttcttttgtaccaaaatattaaactTGACACAACggaaaataataaagacaAAATAGATACCTTGGTAGTACCTACCCTAGGCTTTACCAGATATACTATTCaatcaattttgaaaataaacGAATCCAATTTTCCTCAAAGCATTCTTTCCTACATTAATACAATTGTACAAATGGTACAAAAGTGCAAGCAGTTCCTGGAAAAGACCAGAATTGCTAAATTGCTAAATGTTTCCAACGAGGAACATAGTGATACTATTTTGATAGACGAAATTGAGTGGTTATGTGCCACATGCTATAATATAACTAGTAAATTATTCGAAAAGAAATGCGTCACAACTGAGTCGTTGTCTTTATTGACAGAAGGACTTGAAATTTTCCAATATATCCCGAGTGATGACTTAACATTTCCAAAGagattatattatttgacATGGAAATTTAGATGCCAGATACTtctattattaatattgaaGGCCGATCCTAAGCTTAACACACAAAAACTTGATTTAGGTTCTCAGAGCAAGCTAATTTTAGATAATATATTGGCTCTACTGGGTACCAATGACTACCAAGATTgtaaaaaagaaagcttTGACGTACAGTTACAAGAGTGCATTGTGTTAGTCTTGCAGCTCTATTTCCAGGAAACATTGAATTTAGGTGGTAAGGATGAACTGCTATCTTTAGCTGCAAAACTGGATAGCTCACTTAGCACCTCTGTTGACCAAATTTTGGTAGAGGCGGTTAttaaaacaagaaatatacCTCCTAGGACTTTTACCACTATTCTCACTATGATTATAGATAGAAACATAAACAACTCAAAGTTAAGAGACGTACACATTTGCTATTGGATTAGAAGTTTGTTTGAATACCAAATGAGCCTAAATGAAAGTATATCCTTTAGTTTCATCAATAGTTTACTAACTAGAATTGAATCGAACAAACAACACAAATATGAAACTAGTGAAATCATGCTGCAAGATCTCGAAGCCATTACAACATGCTGTTGGAATTATGGAATAAACCAACTGCTGAACAAAAATTATACAGATGGAGAAAAGTGGTGCCAGGTAGCAATCAGAGTTTCAAGTTTGGTTAATCAAAACTTAGTGTTACAATTACGTCAATTATGGGAACAACTGTTAAGCTGCAGCAAGATGAAGTAA
- the MAM33 gene encoding Mam33p (CAGL0M12727g~Ortholog(s) have translation activator activity, role in aerobic respiration, penicillin biosynthetic process, positive regulation of mitochondrial translation and mitochondrial matrix localization): MFTRTAGLCLRRTALMLSRSGKANGSMVARTVLTKPMNHALIANSLLRAFHAGVTIHNQESKQVRDILNSELNLELESLKDEEAPPLDETFQEYLDKSGFSIVERPGKNEAELKKTTADGETVRVLFDVAQVSNLPYDASLAEAAANEQAINEDDYDALSDNFANVTVVVSKEGRSTLGFELLMNIQEGSFYVDSVTPYQGDNVALSESAEADAQRDAVYHGPPFSNLDEQLQESLEVFLESRGINEDLASFIGTYSEFKENNEYVDWLKKMKEFFE; this comes from the coding sequence ATGTTTACCAGAACAGCAGGCCTATGTTTGAGAAGAACTGCTTTGATGCTTTCCAGAAGTGGTAAAGCCAATGGTTCCATGGTTGCCAGAACCGTGTTGACCAAGCCTATGAACCATGCTCTAATTGCTAACTCCTTGTTGAGAGCTTTCCATGCTGGTGTGACAATTCACAACCAGGAATCCAAGCAAGTTAGAGACATTCTAAACAGTGAACTCAATCTTGAGCTTGAGTCCTTGAAGGATGAGGAAGCACCACCACTGGATGAGACTTTCCAGGAGTATTTAGATAAATCAGGCTTTAGCATTGTTGAGAGACCAGGTAAGAATGAAGctgaattgaagaaaaccACTGCCGATGGTGAAACTGTTCGTGTTTTGTTTGATGTTGCCCAAGTAAGCAACTTGCCTTACGATGCTTCTTTGGCCGAAGCTGCTGCCAATGAGCAAGCAatcaatgaagatgattaCGACGCCCTTTCTGATAATTTCGCCAATGTTACAGTTGTCGTTTCCAAGGAAGGCAGATCAACTTTGGGTTTCGAACTTCTAATGAACATTCAAGAAGGTAGCTTCTATGTCGACAGCGTTACTCCATATCAAGGTGACAACGTGGCTTTGTCAGAATCTGCTGAGGCAGATGCCCAAAGGGACGCTGTTTATCACGGTCCACCATTCTCTAACCTAGACGAACAACTACAGGAATCCTTGGAAGTATTCCTAGAGAGCAGAGGTATTAATGAGGACCTTGCTTCTTTCATCGGCACTTACTCtgaattcaaagaaaataacGAGTATGTCGATtggttgaagaagatgaaggaATTCTTCGAGTGA
- a CDS encoding uncharacterized protein (CAGL0M12793g~Protein of unknown function), which translates to MSTLSESISGVPVDSPDVASAISIYGVPSSTRFNLDNEDLDEQRCLFDVSYSTDNLSTVAMYELDPGTLDDHVHSKVYIDKDSLVSRSPSRNSTTSVVATKDGIEGRHIKRNKKIEKKMSNGNNMMMTPYSLNLLSTFDKKDRLKVTSDTSSVTSSLRNNFIDSGYSPRCHSPLSQVDSTMLYPDSPNYPPLTLKEKMHLLSHDYIASAGQRDRLKVIEKNKNHSTGSFTSDESGLDSNSNIHMDFHSLGPGRKNSVKQEPSLRYNFRDDINSCGSTVDDKSTYDDNFAGLPKAENFD; encoded by the coding sequence ATGAGTACACTTAGCGAATCAATTAGCGGGGTCCCCGTTGATTCGCCTGACGTCGCCTCTGCGATATCCATATATGGGGTTCCTTCTTCAACCAGATTTAATTTGGATAATGAAGACCTTGATGAACAGCGGTGTTTATTCGATGTTAGTTATAGTACTGATAATCTGTCCACAGTGGCAATGTATGAGTTAGATCCGGGAACATTGGATGACCATGTACATAGTAAAGTATACATAGACAAGGACTCACTTGTCTCTCGTTCTCCTTCCAGAAATTCTACAACTTCAGTCGTTGCTACTAAAGATGGTATTGAAGGACGCCATATCAAGAGGAAcaagaaaattgaaaagaaaatgtcTAATGGAAACAATATGATGATGACTCCATATTCATTAAATTTGCTGTCAACATTTGATAAGAAAGATAGATTAAAAGTGACCTCTGATACTTCATCAGTTACTTCCTCGTTGCGTAACAATTTTATTGATAGTGGTTATTCTCCGAGATGTCATAGCCCTTTATCTCAGGTTGATTCTACTATGTTATATCCAGATTCACCTAATTATCCTCCATTAACACTCAAGGAAAAGATGCATTTATTAAGTCATGATTATATTGCCTCTGCAGGTCAGAGGGATAGACTGAAAGTTATagaaaagaacaagaatCATTCTACGGGTTCATTCACATCAGATGAATCAGGGTTAGACTCAAACTCTAATATTCATATGGATTTTCATAGCTTAGGGCCAGGACGTAAAAATTCAGTTAAACAGGAGCCGAGTCTACGCTATAACTTCAGAGATGATATAAACAGTTGTGGAAGCACTGTAGATGATAAGTCAACTTATGATGATAATTTCGCTGGACTACCAAAAgctgaaaattttgattaA
- the HOP1 gene encoding Hop1p (CAGL0M12771g~Ortholog(s) have four-way junction DNA binding activity, role in meiotic recombination checkpoint, synaptonemal complex assembly and lateral element localization): MATTQLTRQKVDTRTAISVDQSQKLVQTMLTMSFGCLAFLRGLFPDDSFVDQRFVPDKVDKNYDRNNCAQNNSIKIKTLARGRNSEVDVLLDWLEKAVFKSIRLKFLKALSLGIFLDENNPQEMIENYIFSFEYDNDEVKMNVTNKNTTGNRDDSISLLDSRRMAQQLMRRFIIITQSLEPLPQRKFLTMRLMFNENTDPEYQPPFFRDATFEKQATIKIPTTMEKEITEIGTLDTKTHKLSLNILSACDLKEGEQTIELNPFDLVTKKFTKVEKTEHHEVSHHEVSQTTSILGHLLESTQCSLQPTQAVVNHQSLTTGACECRETLSKSCTAFKTCRKCAKVVHGICYGNVGTQKIDQCIECLCGPEFNYSNTYFKDLMLLRKVYRQINRQKGLLPSALSDLFNNVTSNKRDDSESTERFQFCISALLFDGILVINANNGIQGQTSQHKTNEQQVLVDYDNIWCPVNGKLTKNQLYHIKYFQIKAIPSCHRDIIPQSKTQVLLWIEEVKERRTQLNRYISDTLEMGQLSLKEHKETTYNVQAQEPHKRKNSDIADSMPIDTQEFYQELKDTPKPKKYRKISISKKTLRSMW, encoded by the coding sequence ATGGCAACTACGCAACTGACTAGACAAAAAGTCGATACTAGGACTGCCATCTCGGTCGATCAAAGTCAAAAGCTTGTACAGACTATGCTGACTATGTCTTTCGGGTGCCTAGCCTTTCTCAGAGGGTTATTTCCTGATGATAGCTTTGTCGACCAAAGATTTGTCCCTGATAAAGTTGATAAAAACTATGACAGAAACAACTGTGCTCAGAATAATTCAATTAAGATTAAAACATTAGCTCGTGGTAGAAATTCTGAGGTTGACGTTTTGTTAGATTGGCTAGAGAAGGCCGTTTTCAAGTCTATCAGGCTAAAATTCTTGAAAGCCTTAAGTTTGGGAATATTTTTGGATGAGAATAACCCTCAAGAGATGATTGagaattatattttttcattcgAATATGACAACGATGAAGTTAAGATGAATGttacaaacaaaaataccACTGGCAACCGAGATGATTCTATTTCCTTATTAGATTCTCGACGCATGGCACAGCAACTCATGCGAAGATTTATAATCATTACGCAGTCCCTCGAACCTTTACCCCAAAGAAAGTTCTTGACAATGAGACTTATGTTTAATGAGAATACTGATCCAGAATACCAACCTCCTTTTTTTAGAGATGCTACTTTTGAGAAACAAGctacaataaaaataccTACGACGATGGAAAAGGAAATTACAGAGATTGGAACTCTGGATACAAAAACACATAAGCTAAGCTTGAACATTCTCTCTGCTTGTGATTTAAAGGAAGGGGAGCAGACTATTGAGCTAAACCCATTTGATCTAGTAACAAAAAAGTTTACCAAGGTCGAGAAGACAGAACACCATGAAGTAAGCCACCATGAAGTAAGCCAGACAACGAGCATCTTAGGCCATCTTTTAGAATCCACCCAATGTTCTCTTCAACCAACTCAAGCTGTAGTAAATCATCAAAGTTTAACTACAGGAGCATGCGAATGCAGGGAGACACTCAGTAAAAGCTGTACTGCATTCAAAACCTGCCGAAAATGTGCAAAAGTCGTACATGGCATCTGCTATGGTAATGTTGGTACACAAAAGATTGATCAATGTATTGAATGCCTGTGTGGTCCCGAATTTAACTATTCAAATACTTACTTTAAAGATCTGATGCTGTTAAGAAAAGTTTATAGGCAGATCAATAGACAGAAAGGCTTGTTACCCTCGGCGCTTTCTGACTTGTTCAATAATGTGACATCCAATAAAAGAGATGATTCTGAGTCAACAGAACGATTCCAATTCTGTATTTCAGCGCTATTGTTTGACGGTATTCTTGTAATTAACGCTAACAATGGTATACAAGGTCAAACAAGTCAGCATAAAACAAACGAACAGCAGGTATTGGTCGACTATGACAATATATGGTGCCCAGTAAATGGAAAATTGACCAAAAACCAATTGTATCACATAAAGTACTTCCAAATTAAAGCAATCCCCTCTTGTCACCGAGACATTATACCTCAGTCAAAAACACAGGTTTTATTATGGATAGAGGAGGTTAAAGAGCGGAGAACTCAATTAAATAGGTACATTTCCGATACTTTAGAGATGGGCCAGCTATCTCTTAAGGAACATAAAGAAACTACTTATAACGTACAGGCACAAGAACCAcataaaagaaagaactcAGACATAGCTGACTCAATGCCAATTGATACTCAGGAGTTTTATCAGGAATTAAAGGATACTCCAAAACCTAAAAAATACAGGAAAATAAgtatatcaaagaaaacacTTAGAAGTATGTGGTGA